GTTCATAGGCCGTGCCAATCAAATTCGGTTTCAGATCCGCTTCGCATCCACACGGAGCCATCACGGAAAGCGAAACGTTGTCCAGCGTAATCAGGCTGTGTAGTTTGAAGTCGCGATGATCGTTTCCGTGGTTGCCCAGCTTCAGGTCAACATGCACGACGTTGCCTTCGCGAACTTCCGGAGTATTCACTTCCACCCAGGTGTCATGAGCATGAGCCTGAGCCGAAGCAGTCAGCAAGGCGGCAGCAACAATTGTAGACAGCGTTTTCATTTGAAGTTTCCTTGTAAAATAAGTTGAGTAGATTCCGAGGACCACCGAAACAGGTCCGGCGGTTGGTGAAGCAATTGAGGGAACAGGATTGGGACTTACCATTCACCGATGACTTCGCCGCCGCCTCGTGTTGCGAGGGCTCGCCAGGTGTCCAGGTCGATGCTGTCACTTGCGAAACGCACGGAACCGTCGCACATCAGCACGTTGACTCCGCCCATGTGTTCGCTGCGAGCACCGAAGATGCCGTTTCCGCAGCTTCCCATGTCTGGCACTGTGCTGTTGGGCGGGTGATAGTGATGGTAGTTGGTCCAGTATTCTCGGCCGTGAATCCAGCCCGCTCCGCGCTGCCCGGCCCAGCCGCGACTGATCGCGACCGTCGCCGCTTCAAACTGTGCAGGATCGTTAGGCGGCTGGTATCCGTTTGCCAGGCCGGGCGGAGACGGCGGGATCGATCGTGACGTCCAGACGCAGGCCACGTTGATGTAGCTGCGTCGACGTTCGTAATCAGAAGTCGGAGCAGACACGGTTTGCTCAGGCAGCCCAAACACTGATTCAGAAAAAGCGGCCGTGTTGCTTAAACCGTCGGTGATTGATGCAAATTTGACTTTGCTATTGGTCCAGACCAGCCCATCGGTTTGAGCACGCCCATCGTAATTGGTGCCCAGCCCGGTTCCCTGATTCAGGTGGTAGTTTGTGCCTGCGTAATAGTCGATGCGACCGGTTGCTCCATCGCGATTGCCGGTTGTGATCTCGAAGACGTCCGTCCCCGGGTCACTGGGGCAGCGAAAGACGGGCAACACTGTTTTGGCCACTTCAATAAACGGAGTATTCAGATCGCCAGGGCAACAGCCGATCTGCATCTTTTCGCTGAAGTCCAACAGATTGTGCAGCGCCGCCTGATCCATATAGGGCAGCAGTTGAGCCTGCACAGAAAAGTTTCCGGTGGATCCATGGCCGTAGGAATAGTTGCTGGGCAGCACGGTGTGAGTGCTTTCATAGTTGTGTAAAGCCAGGCCAAGCTGCTTCAGGTTGTTCTTGCATTGAGTCCTCCGAGCCGCCTCGCGCGCTTGTTGGACGGCAGGTAGCAACAACCCAATGAGGATGGCGATAATCGCAATCACGACAAGTAATTCGATAAGTGTGAACCCGCGCTGACGCACGCGAGGTGGGGGTATATGTTCTCTCATGTCTGAGCCTTATGAACGATGGGCGGAAACCCATGTGTGATGGAAATGAGTGCAATTCCGAATACTGAACACCCTGTTTCGCGCAGCGGCAAACCTGGCGTGGGAATGTACTCAGAAGACGATCGCATCGAGTCATTCTGAATGCTTGCGCGGCCGGTGATGGCACGCTCACAACAGGTGTTTCAACCAGCCTTGTGAGGAGCGAGCTGAATCCCGCGTGAGCGTGCGAACACAAGCCGCGCAACAGGCACTGCGACCAGCTAAAACGGGCGCGTGCGAGTGCTTCACGAAACCACTCGATGGGATTGATGGCCATCACACCAGTCGCGGCGGCGGCTCAGGCGGATCGGCGGCGACAGAAGCCACGGTCGCAGATTGAGGTCGATCCCAGCGTCCAGGTTCGACGGGAAGTTCAGAAACGCAAGGGCTGGGAATGACGGCCCATGGCAGTGAATTCCAGAAGACACCCTGTCCGCGACACTTCATCGCTTCGAACCCGATGACGTAACGCGGGGCTTCAGAATCCGCTTCGTCAGTCTTCCGCTGTTCGCGTTGGTCACTCCCGTCGGCACTGCAACAGGATTTCGCATCCCTGGCTTCGCAACAACTTTTGTTGTTGCCACTAGCGTCGGTCGCCGGCTTCTTACACAGCGAGCAGATTTCCCGCGACAAAAGGTTCGCTTTCGCGATCTTCTCGCTCGATTCGGCTCGCGCCGCTTTAACGACGTAGTCCGGCGGAGTAACGCCGTTCTCTCGCGCCCAGACAACCTTTTGAGCGTTGGTGAAACAACAACATTGTTTCCAGCATTGTTCTGCTGAAGCACAGCCGCAGGGCCGATTCTGGCAGGGAAAAGGTTGAGACTGATCCTTTTCCAGCGAGGGTGCGTTCGGCATCGGAAGTGGGACGAACGACGCGCACAATGACGCCAGCAGCGCAAGGCCGATTAGCCTGCGTCCGATGCCGCGTCCAGAATACACTCGCCGACTAAACATTGAACCTTCCAGTAACCCTGATACAGAATCACCGAATCAAAATGCCGCCAGCTCACTCCTCACAGTGCCCGAGGTTACCGTCCCGTCTGCAGCCCCGCAATGGAATCATTGGATCATGTGTACCTGGGAAGCCAGCTTCCACAAATAGAGAACTCGCCCATTGAGGTGCAGCAATCGCCGACGAAACTTAAGAAAGATTGAAGCGGTTGATCTGCTGCACGATGAGCCACTCGTCGCATGCGCTGAAACAAATCAAACTCCGGCCGCCTGGTCGTCGTAAGCTTCCCTGATTGGCAATCGTCGCGCGGTGGGGGACGCTGAGCATCCACATCTGACAATGCGACGGTCACGCGCAATCACATCTCTCAATAATTTGCGGGCTGTTTTCTAACTTTTGTGGCCCTTGCGGCGCCTCGATCTCGCATTGCTCGGAGTCGATCCGCCACAGGGAAAATGCTTGCGAAACAGCATCAACGCATTGCAAGTGCAGCCATCAAACAGTGCCGCAGCCCTTTCTATGTTTTCTTAAACTATAAGGTAAGACCATGAAGTCGATCTTCCAGGTTTCCGTCATCGCATTTTCTGCGTCGATCTTTGTGATGAGCCCGGCGCTATCGCAGGATTCGCAAACGTCAGGAAGCCTCAAAGAACAACTTGCCGAAAAGGCGGATCAGTTTGCCAAGCGTGCTTCCGCCGAACGGCGGGCCGCTGCGAAAAAGGGGATCGAAGCGGTTCGTGCGACCGGCATTGAGAAATCGGCAAGGCAGGTGGGCGATGTAGCGATCGACGGCGAACTGAAAGACTGGAAGGGCAACACGGTCACGCTAAGCAAACTGTGGAGCGAAGGGCCTGTCGTGTTGATGTGGTACCGCGGTGGTTGGTGCCCGTCTGCAACATTCAACTGCGAGCGATGCAGAAGAACCTCGACAAGCTGGAAGGTGCCGGTGCGAAGTTAGTCATCCTGTCACCCGAACTTCCGGAGAAGGCGAAAGAAACGGCGGAAGCCAACGACCTAAACATCGTCGCCCTTCATGACAGCAACAACGCCCTGGCAAAGAAGTACGGCATCGTCTTTGATCTGCCTCCCACAATTGCCGCGTCGTATCGCGACAGCGGACGACTGAAAACTTACAACGGCAATGACGATCTTCAGTTGCCATTGTCAGCAACTTACGTCGTCAACAAATCCGGCAAGATCACTTACGCCTTCCTTGATGCTGACTACAAAAAACGAGCGGAACCTGCT
This DNA window, taken from Fuerstiella marisgermanici, encodes the following:
- a CDS encoding DUF1559 domain-containing protein, with protein sequence MREHIPPPRVRQRGFTLIELLVVIAIIAILIGLLLPAVQQAREAARRTQCKNNLKQLGLALHNYESTHTVLPSNYSYGHGSTGNFSVQAQLLPYMDQAALHNLLDFSEKMQIGCCPGDLNTPFIEVAKTVLPVFRCPSDPGTDVFEITTGNRDGATGRIDYYAGTNYHLNQGTGLGTNYDGRAQTDGLVWTNSKVKFASITDGLSNTAAFSESVFGLPEQTVSAPTSDYERRRSYINVACVWTSRSIPPSPPGLANGYQPPNDPAQFEAATVAISRGWAGQRGAGWIHGREYWTNYHHYHPPNSTVPDMGSCGNGIFGARSEHMGGVNVLMCDGSVRFASDSIDLDTWRALATRGGGEVIGEW